A segment of the Desulfobacterales bacterium genome:
TTCGTTACTTAATGAAAAAATACAAAAACGAATTGATTTACTTGGTTTAAAAAATTTGGCGGAATATCTAAATAGGCTATATTCGGATGAAATGGAAAGCCATACCTTAATTGAAGAAATCTTGATTAAGGTGAGTAATTTTTTCAGAAATCCGATTGTTTTTGAAATAATAGGGCAAAATATTCTTCCTCAAATAATAGAATCAAAAATCAACACAGGAAATCATGAAATTCGTGTTTGGAGTGCTGGTTGTGCAAGCGGAGAGGAACCTTATTCAATAGCTATTTTAATAAATGATTTGTTGGAAAATAATATAAACAATTTTACTCCTTTTATTTTTGCAACTGATATAAGTGATGAAGCTCTTAAAACAGCGGCTTCAGGCTTATTCCCAAAAAAATCATTAATGGACACTAAGTTAAGAATTATAGAACGTTATTTTACAAAAACCAGTACAGGTTTTAAGATAGACCCAATAATACAAAATATGGTTAAATTTTCTAATGATGATCTTACTTCTGTAAAACGATTTGCGCCTTCTGAAAGCATATTTGGCACTTTTGATTTGATTTTATGCAGAAACGTATTAATTTATTTTGATGATAAACTTCAGGATATTGTATTAGAAAAGCTTTACAGAGCCTTAAATAAAGGAGGCTTCTTAATTTTAGGTGACTGTGAGTTTATTACAGAAAAAATATCCCAAAACTTAGTAAAAATTGATAATCGGAATAGAATTTTTCAAAAGCCTCTATAAACATAAAGGATTTAAAAAAATGAAATTATTAAATTATATAACTATTAAATCTCGTATGAACATCGCCTTTGGGCTTTTTATTTTGTTTTTTATTTTTTTTAGCTTGTTTAATCTTAAAGAGCTTAACGAATTAGGTAAATTAACTTCAGATCTGTATAATCATCCTTTTACAGTCTCAAATAATGTTCTTCAAGCAAAGACTTCTATTTATGCCATACACAGAAGCATGAAAGATGTGGTGCTTTCAAAATCTGAATTTGAAATAAATGAAGCTGTATATGCTGTGCAAACAAAAGAAAAAAATGTATATGAATGCCTTGATATCGTAAAAAAACAAATATTAGAACAAGAAGGAAAGCGTCTTGAAGAAGAAGCTCGTCATTTATTTGTGGCTTGGAAGCCTATTCGTTCCGAAGTTATTGAACTCGCTTTAAAAGGCAAGCATGATGAAGCAGCCTTAATTACAAGAAAAAAAGGCGCAGAACATGTAGAACTCTTGGTTGAAAAAATAATGGAACTATCATCTTATGCCGGAGACAAAGCTTATAAATTTATGCAAGATGCCATACAAGTTCAGGTGAAAATCAAGCAAACTATAATCATTATTATTGTTTTTGTTATATTGATATTTTGGGCAGTTGCATATTTATTGATGGACAGTATTTTATCATCAGTTGCCGATCTTAAAGATACAATGTCAGAAATAACGAAAACCGGAAAGCTAACTAAATCCGAAATAAAAGGCAAAAATGAGATTACTCAAATGGCTCAAGATTTTAATCATTTAATTGAAAGTTTAGAAACTCAATTTTGGCTAAGGGAAGGGCTAAATGAATTAAATAAAGAGTTAAGCGGCGACCTAACTTTTCATGATATTGTTACGAAGAGTATAAATTTTGTATCCAGATATATTTCGGCATGCTCTGGAGCATTGTTCCTCTATAATAAAAATAATGATATATCTGAATTAAAATCATCTTTTGCTTTTGTGGAAAGAAAATATCTTGCTAATCAATTTAAGCGGGGCGAAGGAATTGTGGGACAAGTCGCTGTTGAAAAAAAACCAATTTTATTAAAAAATATTAATAGGGAAGAAGCTTTAGGTATGGCTGGAACTGTAAGTGAACCTCCAAAAAACATTTACACTGTTCCATTGTTATACGAAGATGACCTACTTGGCATAATTGAAGTAGCTTCATTTGAAGATATTACGAATAATAAAATAAATTTTTTAAACGATAGTGCTCAGATTATTTCTACTGTTTTATATACGACACGTCAGGGTCAACGTATCAGAGAATTATTAAAAGAAACCCAACAAGCTAACGAAGAACTCAATGCTCGTTCAGATGAGGTTAATAGAGCTAATGAAAAACTGACAACATTAAATAAAGAGCTTGAAGCCCAATCAATGGAGCTAAAGGCTCAAGCAGCGGAATTAGAAGCCCAGAAAAAAGAACTTGAAGCAAAACGTATTCAAGTCGAAGAAGCTGACAAATTAAAGTCAGAATTTCTTTCCAACATGAGCCATGAGCTTAGAACTCCTTTAAATAGCATACTCGCTCTATCTCAACTTATGATAACTAAAGGCACTGGAAAAAATCAAGAAAAGGAAGCAGAATTTCTTAAAGTAATAGAGAGAAATGGCCGGCATCTTTTATCTTTAATTAATGATATTTTAGATTTATCAAAAATTGAATCTGGACGCATGGAGCTTTATCCGACTAAATTTACGGCTAAAAAGCTGATTGATCAATGCATGGAAATTATCCTTCCGATGATTCAGAAAAAAAATCTGGGATATTTTGTAGATATTAAGCATGATTTATTACTGTATAATGATGATGAAAAAATAAAACAAATAGTTTTGAATTTACTTTCCAATGCTGTAAAATTTACAAAGACTGGGAAAATAGATGTTTCTGTATGCAAATTCAATGGAAACGCTTTATTTTCTATTAAAGATACTGGTATTGGAATAAGCCCTGATTTTATAAAATATATTTTTGACGAATTTCGTCAAATTGATGGTTCTACAGCAAGATCATATGAAGGAACAGGCCTTGGCCTTTCAATTTCACAAAAATTAGCAAAATTGATGGGCGGAGAAATTATCGCAGAATCTGTTGAAGGCAAAGGAAGTACTTTCACGCTAAAAATTCCGATAATGACTTCTGAAGATAATAAATCGTCTATTTCATTTGAAAAAAAAAATAGTGAAATAATTTCAGAAAAACGAAAGATTCTGGTCATTGATGATGATAAAAAGATGTGCGTGTTAGTGAAAAATTATTTAGAAGATGCTGGTTATCAAGTTACAATAGCTTTAGGAGGCAAAGAAGGTATTAACCTTGCTAAAAATATTAAACCTTATGCTATTTTATTAGATATTCTTATGCCTAATATGGACGGATGGGAAGTATTGGGAAAATTAAAATCAAACAGTCAAACAAAAGACATTCCCGTTATTATTGTATCCATAAGTCATGATAGATCAACTGGCATGGCGCTTGGAGCATCGGGCTATATTCATAAGCCTGTTGATAAGTCCATACTGCTTACAGAAATAGAAAAAATATCAGCTGTGTATAAAATATATCGTATTGCCGCCGTTGATGACGATCCTATTATTCGGCAACAGATTAAAATGTTGCTTGAAGAAAAAAATTATATAGTAGAAACTTTTTCTAATGGTAAAGAATTTTTAATAAGCTCTTCAACTAATCCGCCAGATTTAATAATTTTAGATTTAGTCATGCCTGAAATGGACGGATTTGAAGTTTTAGAGAAAATAAAAAAAGAATCTTCTCTTTCAGGTATTCCAGTCATTATTCTTACATCCAAAGATATTAATCGCAATGAGCGTGAATTCTTAAAGAAAATTACAACAAGATTAATGTCTAAAGGAGAAATGAAGAATGAAGTTTTTTTAAAACATGTGCAGGATGTTTTAGATGGAATTGAAACATATAAAGGCAAAAATATTAATGATAAACCATTAATACTGGTAGTTGAAGATAATGAGATTGCAGCTCTTCAAATTTGCTCGGCTTTAGAAGAAAATAATTTTTTTGTGCATATTGCCCATGGAGGAGGAGATGCATTAGCTTTTGTTAAACGAACAATTCCAGATGCTGTTATTTTGGATTTAATGATGCCTAATATTGATGGTTTTGAAGTTCTTGAAAAAATCCGTTCAAAACCTGAAACTATCGAACTGCCCGTTTTAGTGCTAACAGCTAAAGAATTAACAAGAGATGATAAAGCACGCCTGTCGAACAATAATATTCAACAATTAATCATAAAAGGAACGGTGGACAGGGATCAATTAATTGATAAAATAAATGAATTAATCAAAAGAACAAAATATTCGCTACCTGATTCAGAAACAAAATTAATGGAAAGCAACCCAGTAAATAAAAGAAATGCTTCTATTTTAGTAGTTGAAGATAACCCTGATAACCTATTAACTATTGCAGCGGTATTGGAAGAGGAAAATTATGATTTACTTACCGCAAATAACGGACAAGATGCAATTGTAGTAGCTAAAACTAATCAGCCAAATTTAATTTTAATGGATGTTAATTTGCCAGTTTTAAGCGGTTTAGATGCTACTCTCCAAATAAAGGCCGATCCCAACACACACAGCATTCCGGTAATCGCAATAACAGCTAAAGCTATGCATGGAGAACGAGAAAAACTAATGTCACATGGATTTGACGACTATGTATCTAAACCAATCGATACAAATGAATTAATAGCAAAAATAAATAGATGGCTGTCTTGATCAATTACCCCGCCCACAAGGCAGGGCTGTTAAGTTCTTCGTAGGTGCTTTATTTAAAGCCCATTTCACTGTAGGGGCGACCGGCTGGTCGCCCTTTTGGAAATTGTTGCATAATGGAATTGGGCGACCAGCCGGTCGCCCCTACAATCTCTAAAAGATAACATGGTTCTTTAAAATATTTGAAATTGCTTAAAATTTTAGAACTTAACAGCCCTGCGACCACAAGGGGCGGGGCTTGAGTCGTGAGGCTCAACGTAAGAATTGATTAGGGGGTAAAAAGGAAACTTTATGCAGAAGTTATGGGAAAGAAATACATACACACCATTGACCACAAGGGGCGGGGTGTTCTCGCCGTTTTCTATAAAAAAATGGGGGAAAAATGATTTTAAACAATATATTAGTAGTTGATGATAGACCGGACAACTTATTTGTTATTCAGGAAATAATTGATGAATATTTAAAAGGCTGCAAAGTATTTACTGCTGAAAGTGCCGAAAAAGGCATTGAAACAGCAAACAATAATCCAATAGACGTTGCTTTGATAGACGTCCAAATGCCTGTAATGGATGGTATTGAAATGTGCCGCAGGCTTAAATCAAATCCTAAAACAAGCATAATTCCTGTCATACTTTTAACCGCTCACGGTGCATCAAATAGTTTAAAAACAAAAGGATTTGATGCTGGTGCTGATGAATTTCTAACAAAACCAATTGATACTATGGAATTAATCGCCCGAATAAAAGTAATGCTCCGGATAAAAAAAACTGAAGATATTTTAAGAAAAGAACGAGATTTATTAGAAGATCGGATTAAAGAAAGAACAAAGGAATTAGTGGAACTAAATGAAAAGCTGAATAATGAAATAAATGAACGCAAGAATGCTGAAATTGAAAGAATAGAATTAGAAAAACAACTTTACCAATCTCAAAAAATGGAAGCTATTGGCACCCTTGCAGGAGGCATTGCCCATGATTTCAACAATATTCTTTTTCCGATAATTGGTAATGCTGAAATGACGATGCAAGAAGTTCCTAAAGACAGCGAACTTTATGAAAATCAGCAAAATATAATTCAATCTGCCTTTAGAGCCAAAGATCTTGTAGCTCAAATCTTAACATTTAGCCGAAAAACAGAAGAAAAAAAGCAGCATCTGAACATTCAGCCAATAATTAAAGAAACTTTAAAACTCATGCGCTCAACGATTCCAGCTACAATAGAAATTAAACAAGCTATCACAAATGAGTGTCTTCCAATTTTGGCTAATCCTACACAAATGCATCAAATTTTAATGAACCTATGCACAAATGCATATCATGCGATGCAGGACAAAGTTGGAGTGTTAACTGTATCCTTAAATGAACTTTTACTTTCTGAACTTGATATAAAACCGTTTCAAGGATTATCTCCAGGGCGATATATTAAACTTTCTGTATCTGATACAGGACGTGGCATTGATAAGGAAATTATAAACCGCATTTTTGAACCGTATTTTACAACAAAAAATAAAGAGCAGGGAAGTGGGTTAGGCCTTTCAGTTGTTCATGGCATTGTCGCTTCCCATGACGGTGCTATTTCTGTAGATAGCGAACCGGGTAGAGGAACAATTTTCAATGTTTTTTTACCAGTAGCTGAAAATATTCAAGACGAAGTTGAAAATTATGTAGATGAACCAAATATTATAGGAAAAGGCCATGTCTTGATAGTAGATGACGAAGAAATGATATTACGCATATTGACCAAAATGATTGAAAGTCTTGGATATCAAGCAACTACAAGCAAAAATGGTATGGATGCGCTTTCAATATTTAAATCTAACCCTGAACAATTTGATTTAGTAATAACAGACATGGCTATGCCAGGAATGGCTGGGCTTGATTTAGCTGCTGAAATGCTAAAAATTCGTAAAAATATACCAATTATTATTTGTACAGGCTATAATGAAAACCTTAATCAAAAAACAGTGCAATTGGCAGGAATTCAAATGATTTTAATGAAACCTTTTACTAAAGCAAAACTTTCAAAAATCGTATGTGAGGTGATTAAAGGCGCGTAGAGCGTATCACCTGTTAAAACCAAAACTTAATAACCACTAACTTTACCAACGTAATTAGCTTTTTGGGAGGTTAATATAAAAATGAAAAAATGTTTTATTATATTGGCTATTCTGGTAATTTATATAATTCCTGCATTTTCGGATGATGCGATGAAATTCGGTTTTTCTGAAGAATGGAAGCCTTTTGATTGGCAGGAAAATGAACAGTGCCAAGGAATACTTGTTGATATTGCTAATGAAGCAATACAAAAACGTATGGGTATTTCAGTGGTCTGTTACATATATCCATGGGAAAGAGTCCAGCATTTAGTTAGAGAGAATGCACTTGACGCTCTTATTAGTAACGGTCCATTACGTAAAGAATGGGCAGAACACAGCAATGAAATACTAATAGAACTTGAATGGAAGATATACTTAAAAGCCTCAAACCCCAAACTTGAACAAATAAAAAAAGCAAACTCCCTTGAGGACTTAAGACCTTTTCAGTTTGTTGATTATATCGGAAACGGATGGGCTAAGGCAAATCTTGTGGATAAAAATTTTAATATCTATCTGGTTTCTGTCCCATCTAAGGTATTTGAAGTCATTGCAAAAGGAAGAGGGGATATCAATATTATCCCTGCCATTATAGGACGATACTATCTTAAAGAACTCGGATTGAAGGAACAGATTGTCGAATTACCTCCTGTAATACCAGCAATTCCATTTCACCTTGTTATTGGAAAAAAATCTCCTTTCACAAAGATTCTTCCAAAATTTGATCAAGTTATAAAGCAGATGAAAGAAGACGGATCATTACAAGCAATTATTGATAAATATACTAAATAATCCATAATGGGAATAAACAGCCTATGAAAAACTTAACCCTCAGGATGGTATTTATTCTTTTCATACTTATAGCCAATACACTGGTTTTTTCAGGCTATATGGCATATTATTATCTGACGATAAAAGCTGAAATGGCTCACGAACTCAAAAATTCGGCTGATTCTATATCTGAGTGGCTTTCTGGAGCTTTAAGAATGCCTTTATGGGTCATGGATAAAAAAACAACAGAGGATATTATCGTTTCAGGTATGAATAAACAAGTATGGGCTGTAATCGTAACAGATGAATTTAATAAAAGTTTTTTCGGAATGAAACGTAATAAGGACTGGCAACTTATAAAGAATGATGAAGTTAATTTTAAAGGAAACTTTATAAAAGCTCATAGGGACATATTTGACAAAGAGTCCAAACTTGGAAAGGTAGAAGTATATCTTACGCCTATATTCATGGAATCACAATTGACCCGTTCGATAAATTCAATGATGCTGGCTCTTTTTATTTTAAATATAATCATATTTTCAATAATTTATTTCTTTGTGCAATATGTGATTATTCGTCCGATAACGGCGACAGTGACTTGTATCAGCCGTCTATCTACTGGGGATATCCCTAAAATAGTGATGAAGCCATATATCGGAGAATTTAACAGAATAATAGAAAGTTTGAATATTTTAATTGAGACAACTCATGAAACAACTCGCATCAGCAATGAAATTGCCTCTGGAAATATATCAATAGATATTGTAGGGCGTTCTGAAAATGACCAACAGATGAATGCTCTAAAGATGATGATTCAGAAGTTAAATGCCATTATGACTGAGACAAACGGAATGATACAAAAGGTAAGTGAAGGTAAACATAACGTACATGGCGATGCGGAAGCATTTCAGGGAGTATGGCGTGATCTCATTACTGGAGTGAACCACTTAATGGATGTACGCATGCAGGCGGCGGAAAAGCTTCTGGAATCAGAAGAGCGATTGAAATTGGTACTTGATGGCAGTCAATTGGGATTCTGGGATTGGAAAATTCAGACAAATGAAGTATATCGTAATGAACAATGGGCTAAAATGCTTGGATACACGCTTCAAGAGATTAAATTCAACGTTAATCAATGGACTGATCTGATTCATCCCGATGATCGGGCGATGGCTTTGCAATCCATACAGAACCATTTGGAAAATCGGACACTGATGCATAAAATAGAATATCGTATGCTCTGCAAAAACGGACAATGGAAATGGATACTTGACCAAGCAAGGATAGTAAAACGTGATGACAAAGGACAACCAGTTCGTATGAGCGGCACACATACTGACATTACCGAACGGATTTTAATAGAAAATGAACTTCGGCAAACTCAAAAATTGGAATCTATTGGAATATTAGCTGGAGGAATTGCGCACGATTTCAATAATATGTTAAGCATTATTTCAGGAAATGTTTCCTACGCCCTATCCAAAATGAATCAATATGATGACTTTTGGGAAGCATTAAAAGATGTTGAAACCGGAACAAAACAAGCTCAAAAATTGACTCAACAGCTTCTTACCTTTGCCAAAGGTGGCGCGCCCATTAAAAAAGAAGCTGACTTACAAGAGATATTGAAAGAATCTGCTACTTTCATAACCAGGGGTTCTAAAGCTCGTTGTGAATTTAAATTTCAGGAAGATTTATGGACAGTGGTCATTGATACCGGTCAAATGAATCAAGCTATAAGTAATCTCGTTATCAACGCCACACAGGCTATGCAAGAAGGCGGTCTTATCCAAATTCAGGCAGAAAACAAAACTCTTTCTCCTAATGAAAACATTTTATTACCACCTGGTAATTACGTTAAAATAAGTGTGAAAGATAATGGTATTGGAATTTCAGAGAAAAATATTTCAAAAATATTTGATCCATATTTTACAACAAAACAAAAAGGAAGTGGATTAGGTCTTGCTACTACCTATTCCATTATTAAAAGGCATAATGGACACATTTCAGTTGAGTCTAAAATAGATAAAGGAACCACTTTTTATATTTATTTGCCTGCTACACAAAACACTCTTGTTGTTAATGATAAACAAGAGAAACAAGTTGAGCATAGGGGCTATGGTAAAATTCTTTTAATGGATGATGAAAAAATGATACTTGATATGACAGGCCGACTATTAAACTTTATGGGATACGAAACCGTTTTTGCCATGGACGGGAAACAAGCCATGGACATATATACAGAAGCATTTAAATCGCAACATCCGTTTGATTTGGTTATTCTGGACTTAACGGTTCCAGCCGGAATGGGCGGAGCTAAGACGGTTCAGGAATTATTGAAAATTGATCCCTATGTCAAGGCGATTGTCTCTAGTGGATATTCCAATGACCCAATCATGGCGAATTATCAAGATTATGGATTTTGTGGTGTTTTAGCTAAACCCTTTACAAAAGCAGAGATAGAAGACGCATTAAAGAAAATATTTAGTGTTTAAACTAAAATTCTATAACTCGATAGTCCGCACTTGACATAGCCCGTAAAAGTGGCTATTTAAATGCTAAATGGGTCTATATAAAAAATGAAGACTATAGTTTTTAAGAAAAGTAAATTGGAAAAAGTATTTTCACCCTCACCCCAGCCCTCTCCCGTCAAGGAAGAGGGGGTAAGATGATTTTACAATTAAACAAAAATACTTTTCTTAAATACTGTATGTATCAAAAGATAAGAAGTGAGTGGAAACATGGAAGATAATCTGCATACGAAAAACAGTTGTAGTAAAAATCAGCAAAGCTTAACCAAAATATCCAGACGAAGCTTTATCAAGGGAGTTGCATGTGCCGGTGTAGCATCTACCTTTTCTA
Coding sequences within it:
- a CDS encoding protein-glutamate O-methyltransferase CheR, which gives rise to MESIINKVLQAIQVSRNIDLWGYHNSLLNEKIQKRIDLLGLKNLAEYLNRLYSDEMESHTLIEEILIKVSNFFRNPIVFEIIGQNILPQIIESKINTGNHEIRVWSAGCASGEEPYSIAILINDLLENNINNFTPFIFATDISDEALKTAASGLFPKKSLMDTKLRIIERYFTKTSTGFKIDPIIQNMVKFSNDDLTSVKRFAPSESIFGTFDLILCRNVLIYFDDKLQDIVLEKLYRALNKGGFLILGDCEFITEKISQNLVKIDNRNRIFQKPL
- a CDS encoding response regulator — translated: MKLLNYITIKSRMNIAFGLFILFFIFFSLFNLKELNELGKLTSDLYNHPFTVSNNVLQAKTSIYAIHRSMKDVVLSKSEFEINEAVYAVQTKEKNVYECLDIVKKQILEQEGKRLEEEARHLFVAWKPIRSEVIELALKGKHDEAALITRKKGAEHVELLVEKIMELSSYAGDKAYKFMQDAIQVQVKIKQTIIIIIVFVILIFWAVAYLLMDSILSSVADLKDTMSEITKTGKLTKSEIKGKNEITQMAQDFNHLIESLETQFWLREGLNELNKELSGDLTFHDIVTKSINFVSRYISACSGALFLYNKNNDISELKSSFAFVERKYLANQFKRGEGIVGQVAVEKKPILLKNINREEALGMAGTVSEPPKNIYTVPLLYEDDLLGIIEVASFEDITNNKINFLNDSAQIISTVLYTTRQGQRIRELLKETQQANEELNARSDEVNRANEKLTTLNKELEAQSMELKAQAAELEAQKKELEAKRIQVEEADKLKSEFLSNMSHELRTPLNSILALSQLMITKGTGKNQEKEAEFLKVIERNGRHLLSLINDILDLSKIESGRMELYPTKFTAKKLIDQCMEIILPMIQKKNLGYFVDIKHDLLLYNDDEKIKQIVLNLLSNAVKFTKTGKIDVSVCKFNGNALFSIKDTGIGISPDFIKYIFDEFRQIDGSTARSYEGTGLGLSISQKLAKLMGGEIIAESVEGKGSTFTLKIPIMTSEDNKSSISFEKKNSEIISEKRKILVIDDDKKMCVLVKNYLEDAGYQVTIALGGKEGINLAKNIKPYAILLDILMPNMDGWEVLGKLKSNSQTKDIPVIIVSISHDRSTGMALGASGYIHKPVDKSILLTEIEKISAVYKIYRIAAVDDDPIIRQQIKMLLEEKNYIVETFSNGKEFLISSSTNPPDLIILDLVMPEMDGFEVLEKIKKESSLSGIPVIILTSKDINRNEREFLKKITTRLMSKGEMKNEVFLKHVQDVLDGIETYKGKNINDKPLILVVEDNEIAALQICSALEENNFFVHIAHGGGDALAFVKRTIPDAVILDLMMPNIDGFEVLEKIRSKPETIELPVLVLTAKELTRDDKARLSNNNIQQLIIKGTVDRDQLIDKINELIKRTKYSLPDSETKLMESNPVNKRNASILVVEDNPDNLLTIAAVLEEENYDLLTANNGQDAIVVAKTNQPNLILMDVNLPVLSGLDATLQIKADPNTHSIPVIAITAKAMHGEREKLMSHGFDDYVSKPIDTNELIAKINRWLS
- a CDS encoding response regulator, translated to MILNNILVVDDRPDNLFVIQEIIDEYLKGCKVFTAESAEKGIETANNNPIDVALIDVQMPVMDGIEMCRRLKSNPKTSIIPVILLTAHGASNSLKTKGFDAGADEFLTKPIDTMELIARIKVMLRIKKTEDILRKERDLLEDRIKERTKELVELNEKLNNEINERKNAEIERIELEKQLYQSQKMEAIGTLAGGIAHDFNNILFPIIGNAEMTMQEVPKDSELYENQQNIIQSAFRAKDLVAQILTFSRKTEEKKQHLNIQPIIKETLKLMRSTIPATIEIKQAITNECLPILANPTQMHQILMNLCTNAYHAMQDKVGVLTVSLNELLLSELDIKPFQGLSPGRYIKLSVSDTGRGIDKEIINRIFEPYFTTKNKEQGSGLGLSVVHGIVASHDGAISVDSEPGRGTIFNVFLPVAENIQDEVENYVDEPNIIGKGHVLIVDDEEMILRILTKMIESLGYQATTSKNGMDALSIFKSNPEQFDLVITDMAMPGMAGLDLAAEMLKIRKNIPIIICTGYNENLNQKTVQLAGIQMILMKPFTKAKLSKIVCEVIKGA
- a CDS encoding transporter substrate-binding domain-containing protein; the encoded protein is MKKCFIILAILVIYIIPAFSDDAMKFGFSEEWKPFDWQENEQCQGILVDIANEAIQKRMGISVVCYIYPWERVQHLVRENALDALISNGPLRKEWAEHSNEILIELEWKIYLKASNPKLEQIKKANSLEDLRPFQFVDYIGNGWAKANLVDKNFNIYLVSVPSKVFEVIAKGRGDINIIPAIIGRYYLKELGLKEQIVELPPVIPAIPFHLVIGKKSPFTKILPKFDQVIKQMKEDGSLQAIIDKYTK
- a CDS encoding PAS domain-containing protein encodes the protein MKNLTLRMVFILFILIANTLVFSGYMAYYYLTIKAEMAHELKNSADSISEWLSGALRMPLWVMDKKTTEDIIVSGMNKQVWAVIVTDEFNKSFFGMKRNKDWQLIKNDEVNFKGNFIKAHRDIFDKESKLGKVEVYLTPIFMESQLTRSINSMMLALFILNIIIFSIIYFFVQYVIIRPITATVTCISRLSTGDIPKIVMKPYIGEFNRIIESLNILIETTHETTRISNEIASGNISIDIVGRSENDQQMNALKMMIQKLNAIMTETNGMIQKVSEGKHNVHGDAEAFQGVWRDLITGVNHLMDVRMQAAEKLLESEERLKLVLDGSQLGFWDWKIQTNEVYRNEQWAKMLGYTLQEIKFNVNQWTDLIHPDDRAMALQSIQNHLENRTLMHKIEYRMLCKNGQWKWILDQARIVKRDDKGQPVRMSGTHTDITERILIENELRQTQKLESIGILAGGIAHDFNNMLSIISGNVSYALSKMNQYDDFWEALKDVETGTKQAQKLTQQLLTFAKGGAPIKKEADLQEILKESATFITRGSKARCEFKFQEDLWTVVIDTGQMNQAISNLVINATQAMQEGGLIQIQAENKTLSPNENILLPPGNYVKISVKDNGIGISEKNISKIFDPYFTTKQKGSGLGLATTYSIIKRHNGHISVESKIDKGTTFYIYLPATQNTLVVNDKQEKQVEHRGYGKILLMDDEKMILDMTGRLLNFMGYETVFAMDGKQAMDIYTEAFKSQHPFDLVILDLTVPAGMGGAKTVQELLKIDPYVKAIVSSGYSNDPIMANYQDYGFCGVLAKPFTKAEIEDALKKIFSV